A genome region from Salvia splendens isolate huo1 chromosome 19, SspV2, whole genome shotgun sequence includes the following:
- the LOC121778508 gene encoding protein TIFY 10A-like isoform X1: MASSGKVDSAKFHGGRSNFSQTCNLLSQYLKKNGAFGDLDLNFTPKVNSVSDFARFIPFSLSLASNCEIIYYLIQIGSVNQSPKIEQPEKEVEQMTIFYAGQVIVLNDIPAVKAKEIINLATAVSPIQKPQLPALGSDLPIARKNSLARFLEKRKDRITAAAPHQASKPAVKEEPWLEVGSQIPRQ; the protein is encoded by the exons ATGGCTTCTTCGGGAAAAGTCGATTCCGCCAAGTTTCACGGCGGCAGGTCCAACTTCTCGCAGACCTGCAACCTTCTCAGCCAGTATTTGAAGAAGAATGGCGCATTCGGTGACCTAGACCTTAATTTCACCCCAAAGGTAAATTCTGTTTCCGATTTCGCTAGATTTATCCCCTTTTCTCTCTCCCTAGCCTCTAATTgtgaaataatttattatttgattCAAATAGGATCTGTCAATCAATCGCCTAAAATTGAGCAACCAGAAAAGGAAGTAGAGCAGATGACGATATTTTACGCTGGTCAAGTGATTGTGCTCAACGATATCCCGGCGGTGAAGGCCAAGGAGATCATCAATTTAGCCACCGCCGTTTCACCGATTCAGAAACCCCAGCTCCCGGCTCTTGGCTCTG ATTTACCAATTGCGAGGAAGAATTCACTAGCTCGGTTTTTGGAGAAGAGGAAGGATAGGATCACTGCAGCCGCGCCGCACCAAGCGAGCAAACCGGCGGTGAAGGAGGAGCCGTGGCTGGAAGTGGGCTCTCAGATTCCGCGCCAATAG
- the LOC121778508 gene encoding protein TIFY 10A-like isoform X2 yields the protein MTIFYAGQVIVLNDIPAVKAKEIINLATAVSPIQKPQLPALGSDLPIARKNSLARFLEKRKDRITAAAPHQASKPAVKEEPWLEVGSQIPRQ from the exons ATGACGATATTTTACGCTGGTCAAGTGATTGTGCTCAACGATATCCCGGCGGTGAAGGCCAAGGAGATCATCAATTTAGCCACCGCCGTTTCACCGATTCAGAAACCCCAGCTCCCGGCTCTTGGCTCTG ATTTACCAATTGCGAGGAAGAATTCACTAGCTCGGTTTTTGGAGAAGAGGAAGGATAGGATCACTGCAGCCGCGCCGCACCAAGCGAGCAAACCGGCGGTGAAGGAGGAGCCGTGGCTGGAAGTGGGCTCTCAGATTCCGCGCCAATAG